GCCGGATGGCAGATCAGGCTTTCCACATCGCCCAGGCTCACGGCCTGCGTGAACAGCTGCAGTTCGTCGGCAAAGGCCATGGCAGCGGCGCGTGATTCCAGTTCCACACTCACCAGCCCACCGAAACCGCTCATCTGCCGGGCGGCCACCTCGTGCCCGGGGTGTTCCGGCAGGCCGGGGTACAGCACGGTCTTTAACCCCGGGTGGCCCTTCAGGGCCAGGGCCAGCGCCTGCGCGCCCTCGCAGTGGGCGGCCATGCGCAGGGGCAGGGTCTTCATGCCGCGCAAAAACAGGTACGCCTCGAACGGGCCCAGTGAGGCCCCCACGTGCCGCAATCCCACGCCGCGCAGTTCGGCCAGCAGGTCCGCGCGGGCCGCCACCACCCCGCCAATGGCGTCGCCGTGGCCCCCCAGATACTTGGTGGCGCTGTGCATCACGAGGTCAATGCCGTGTTCGGCGGGCCGCGTCAGGGCCGGGGTGCTGAAGGTGTTGTCCACCACCGTCAGGGCGCCGGCGGCCTGCGCCGAGCGGGCCACCCACCCCAGGTCAACAATGTTCAGCCGGGGATTGGTGGGGGTTTCCACCCAGATCAGCCGGGTTCTGGGGCCTATCAGGGCGTCCATGGCGGTCTCGTCGGCCGCCTCGTGCACCACCACGCCAAACTTGGTGGCCACCTCGTGCAGAAAACCCGTGGTGCCCCCATACAGCGGCGCCACAAAAATCACCTCGTCGCCGGGCTGCAGCAGGGTCAGGCAGACCGCCGATACGGCGCCCATGCCGCTGGCAAAGGCCACCGCGTCGTCCAGCCCTTCCAGATCGGCCACCTTGCGCTCAAAGGCGCGCACGGTCGGGTTGGTCAGGCGCGAGTAGAAGTAGCCCTCTTCCTGCCCGGCAAACAGCCGCTCGCCCCGCGCCGCGTTGCCGTAGCCGAAGGTGCTGGTGGCATAGATGGGGGTGGCGTGCGCGCCGGTGGCTGGGTCAAGGCCATGTCCGGCGTGCACGGCGCGCGTCCGGAACGCCTGTCTAGGGTTGTGTGCCATGCCCTCACTGTACGGCAGACCCATGAACAAACGTTCGTTTTGTGTGGGCCGTCCAGCCTGCCCGACCGCTGCCCGGACGACGGAGGCTGTGGTGCGTCTGCTGAGGAGGGCCGCCCCCCTGTAACGGCCCTGTAATCCCCCTGTTCACATGCTCTGAAGGCCCGTCACCCAGCTGTCCTGGCTGGGCGCGGCCACCCTGAAAGGAGCCCTATGTACCGGCACATCTTGGTGCTTGCCACAGACCACCCGGCCAGCGCCCACGCCGCGCAGCAGGCCCACCGCCTGACCCGGGCCCTGGGCGGGCGCGTGACCCTGCTGCGGGTGCTGGCCACTGGGGGCACCTCCCAGCGGGCCGCCGCGCTGGCCCAGTTGCAGGCCCTGGCTGCCGGTGCCCGGCGCGCCCCGGGGGTGGCCGTGCTGGTGCTGGAGCCGCCCGGGGCAGAGCCTGCGCCCGCCATTGCCGCCTTTGCCACCCGCAGCGGCGCCGACCTGATCGTGCTGGGCCTGGGTGGCACAGGCAGCCCCGCCGATGACGCCCAGGGCGCCCTGGCGCTGGCGCTGGCGGTCCTCAGCGGCGTGCCGGTGCAACTGGCCGCCGCGCCCAGTCCGGCCCGCGTGGGCGGTCCGCCCTGGCTGCGGGTGGTGGAAGAGGCCGGCCCCAGCCGCAGCGCTCAGCGCCTGGGCGGCCAGAAGTCCTCCTGATGGGCGCAGTGGACCTGATGCGTGCAGTGGAGGAGAGGGCGCAGCGGCCAGCTCTGGGCCTGCCTGCCCCTTGTTTGCCTTTTTCCGGAAGCCTAGACTCGCGGGGGAGCAGGCGGTGCGGTGCTGTTCCTGCTGGAATGGGTGGGGCCCCGCGTCTTGCGTGCCCCCTGCCTGCTCCCTCCCGAGGTGCTTCATGACCCAACTGACGCTGCGTTCGCTGGGCCGCGCGGAGGTACTGCGCGGCGGCCAGCCGGTGAAGTGGGAGGCCGAGAGTGCGCGCGACCTCGTCTTTTTCCTGATGGCCCACCCCGAGGGCCGCAGCCGTGAGGACATCATTCATGGCCTGTGGCAGGAAGACGGCACGGCCCGCAGCGGCAACCGCTTTCGCGTCACCCTGCACCGGGCCCGCGCCGCGCTGGGCGACCCGGGCAGCATCACCGAAGCCTACGGGGCTTACCGCCTGTCTGGCGAGGTGCTGCGTGCCAGCGATGTGTTTCGCCTGTACGCTGCCCTGGCCGACGCCGAACACGCCGAGGGCGACGCGCGCTTCTTCGCGCTGGGGCAGGCCATTGCCGAGTATGGCGGCGATTTTCTGCCGCACGTTCAGGCCGACTGGGTACACTCGGCGCGCGAGGAACACCAGGCGGCCTACACCCGGGCGTGTCTGGAGCGGTCGGTGCTGCACTGCGAGCAGCTTCACTGCGAACTGGCCGTGCGCGATCTGGTGGCGGCGCTGCGGCGAGACCCCTTTCTGGGCGAGAACCATCATCAGAAGCTGATGACCTGTCTGTCGGTGGTGGAAGACAAGTACGCGGCCACCGAGCATTACCGCCGCTTCGTGCGCTTTCTGCGCGACGACCTGAGTGACGCCCCCATGCCTGAAACCGTGGCCCTGGCCGAGCGCATCAAGGGCGGCGAGCGCATCTGCGGGCACGGCCAGAAGGCGCCCACGCCCCTGGCCCACACCTGTCCCCTCACGCCCGATGGCCGCTGTCCTGGGCCCTACGCCGACCTGCTGACCCTGGAATAGCTGCCGGCCCACGCGCTGCTCAGGGTGCTGGCACGCCGGTCAGGACCTGGGCCGCCGCCTGCAGATGGGCGCGGCGAAAGCCGTGGGTCACCAGAGCCGGCAGGGGCAACTGCGCGGCGGCGTCCGGGGCCCACAGCGCCAGATGCACGGCGGGGGCCGGGCGCGCGGCCAGCCGGGCGGCCAGGGCCCGCGTGGCTCCGGGAATGGCCCAGCGGTCAGTGGTGGCCAGCAGCGCCGGGGCCCCCGCAAACCGCGCCAGCAGGGCCTGGACGGCGGCGGCGTCTTCGACCGGGGCGGCGTGCAGGCCCGGCAGAACCGGGCGCAGGGCCTCGGCCAAGGCGTTCAGGCCCAGGTGGTCGCCGTACGGACCGCCCAGCTCACCGGTTTCCGGGGCAAACAGCAGCGCGGGGGCGGCCGGGTCCAGGGTGGGCACCGCGCCCCGGTGTTCCAGCGCGCCCCGGGCCCAGCGGGCGGTGGCGGCCTCGTCCTGATCGCGCTGGGCCGGGCTGTAGGGGCGCGGAGAGCCGGGAAAGCGCGCGGCGGCCTGTGCCAGCCGGGCCACCGCCTCGTCCACCCGGGCCGGGTCCAGGGTGCCGTCCAGCAGCGCCGTGTCCAGGGCGGCGGCATGCAGGTCGTGCAGGGTCTGGTCGCCGTGGCCGCACACCAGCACCGCGTCGGCCCCGGCGGCCAGGGCCAGCGCGGCGCCGCGCCCACCGGGGTAGCGGTCAGCCACGGCCTTCATGTCCATCGCATCGGTCACGATGACGCCGTCGTAGCCCCATTCCCCGCGCAGCACGCCCCCCAGCAGGGTGGGCGAGAGGGTGGCGGGCCGCTCCGGGTCCAGCGCCGGGTACAGAATGTGGGCGGTCATCACACTGCCCACCCCGGCCTGCACCGCCGCCCGGAACGGCACCCACTCGCACGCCTCCAGTTCGGCGCGTGTCTTGCCCACCACCGGCAGGGCGAGGTGGCTGTCCACGCGCGTGTCGCCGTGGCCGGGGTAATGCTTGACCGAACTCAGCACGCCCGCCGCCTCGCTGCCCCGGGCCCAGGCCACGCCCAGGCGCGCCACCAGCGCCGGGTCCGCGCCAAACGAGCGCTCCCCGATCACCGGGTTCAGGGGGTCCACGTTCACGTCCAGGCTGGGAGCGTAGTTCCAGTTGATGCCCAGTTCTAGAAGGCCCCGCGCGGCCAGGGCGCCGGCCTCAAAGGCGGCCCCCTCGTCGCCCAGTACGCCCAGACCCTGCGGAGTGGGCGGCTGCGGGCTGTCCAGGCGCCGCAGCACCGCGCCGCCCTCCTGGTCGGTGGCGATCAGGGCGTCGCGTTCCAGGGCGTCACGAATGTCGGCCACCAGGCGCGCCGTTGCTCCGGGGGTGGGCATGTTGCGGGCAAACAGGCACACGCCGCCGGGGTTCAGGGCGCGCAGCCAGCGGCCCAGGGCCGGGGTCAGCTCGGGCCCGGGCAGGTCCACGATCAGCGTGCGGGCAGGGGAGGGTGCAGCGGGGGCGCGCATGGGTTACCTCGTGCGGGTGACTTTGGCCAGTCGGGGCGGGGCGTCGGGGTTCTCTCCCCGGCGCAGGGCGGCGTGGGCAATCAGCAGCTGCGCGGCCAGCGCCGAGACCGCCGGGTCAGTCAGGGCGTGCCCGGTGGGCGGAGTGGGCAGATCGGCCGCCTGCCCCGGCACATCGTCGCCAATCAGGGTGATCTGGGCGCCGTAGCCGCGCAGGGTGCTCAGGCTGTCGGCGGTAAAGGGCGCCGTGGCGTCGCGCGCCTGGAAAAACAGCGCCGGGGTGCCGGGTTCGGCCAGTCGCGCCGGGCCGTGGGCAAACTCGGCAGTGGAAAAGGCCAGGGCGCCCACGCCCGCCGTTTCCTGCAGCTTCAGCGCGGCCTCGGCGGCCACGCCCGCGTGCAGGCCCCGGCCTAGCACCAGCGTCGTCTGGTCGCCGGTCAGGCGCCCGGCGGCGGCCACGGCGCGCTCTTCCTGGGCCAGCACCGCGTCCAGGGCGCCGGGCAGGCGGTGCAGGGCGGCGCTCAGGGCCTCGTCGGGGCGCCACGCGCACAGCAGCTGCGCGCCCAGCGTCAGGGCGGCCAGGTAGCTTTTCGTGGCGGCCACGGCGCGTTCCTCGCCCGCGTGCAGCGGCAGCACGAGGTCGGCGGCGTGGGCCAGCGGACTGCCCAGGGTATTGACCAGCGCGCAGGTGAGCGCGCCGCCCCGGCGGGCCTGGGCCAGGGTTTCCACCAGATCGGGGCTGCCCCCCGACTGGCTGATGGCCAGCACCAGCGCGCCCTGGTAACTCACGTCGGCGTGGTACACCCCGGCCACGCTGGGGGCCGCGCTCACCACCGGCAGGCGCAGATGCGTTTCGATGCCGTAGCGCAGCGTGGTGGCCGCGTGGTCCGACGATCCCCGGGCCAGCGTGACCACAAAGGAGGGCGCAAAAGCAGCGATGGTCTGGGCCGCGCGCTCAATGCTGGCGTCCCCGGCCTGCCGGGTCACCACCTGCGGCGCCTCGCGGGCCTCACGCAGCATCAGGGGCTCGCTCATTTCACCGCTCCTTCCATGCCGCGCAGAAAGAGGCGCTGGGCCGCCAGAAACACGAGAAGTACCGGCAGCATCATGATGATCGCCCCGGCCGCAATATTGAACGGGTCATAGTTGAATTGCCCCTTGAGCTTCAGCACGGCCACGGCCATGGGTGCCTTGTCCGGCGCGCCAGACAGCACCAGCATGGGCCAGAAATACGCGTTCCAGGTGGTGACCATGGTAAAGATGCCCAGCGCGGTCAGACTGGGTTTGGTGAGCGGCAGCATGATGCGCGTAAGGATGGTCAGTTCGCCCGCGCCGTCCAGTCGCGCCGCTTCCAGCAGGGCGGCAGGCACCGACACGAACGCCTGACGCATCAGGAAGATGCCAAAGGCCCCGGCCACCGTGGGAACGACCACGCCCCAGTGCGTGCCCAGCAGGCCCAGGTGTTTCAGGGTCAGCGTGTTCACAATAAAGGTGGTTTCCGAGGGCAGCACCAGCGTGGCCAGAATTGCCCCAAAAATCAGCTCGCGCCCCGGGAAGCGGAAGCGCGCCAGTGGGTAGGCCGCCAGCGCCGAGATCAGCAGGGTGCCGGCCACCGTCAGCGTGGTAATCACCACCGAGTTCCACAGCGCCTTGCCCAGCGCGAAGGTCCGGAACACGTCGGCAAAGTTGTGCAGCGTCACGCGCGCTGGAATCAGGCTTTGCGGAAAGGCGTAAATAGAGGTGCCGGCCGTCTTGTCTGTCAGGGCAATGGCCAGGGTCCAGATGAAGGGAAACAGGGCGAAAATCAGAATCAGGCTCAGCAGGACGTAGCGCAGCGCAGTCCGCAGGGGGCGGCGCCACGCCACGGTGCGCCGGGCCGCGCGGGCCGGCGAGGCGGCGGTCAGGCTCATGCCTCTTCCTCCTCGGGACGGTTAAACAGCTTGAAGTTGAGGTAAGACAGTGCCAGCGCCACCGCCGCCACCACCAGGCCCGCCGCACTGGCCAGCCCGTAATCAAAGTCAAAGCCCTGGAACGCCTTGGAAAAGACGTACATCAGCGCGGTGTAGGTGGAGTTCAGCGGGCCGCCGTTGGTCAGCACCAGCACCTCTTCAAGCACCCGCAGCGCGGCAATGGTGG
This window of the Deinococcus arcticus genome carries:
- a CDS encoding SIS domain-containing protein is translated as MSEPLMLREAREAPQVVTRQAGDASIERAAQTIAAFAPSFVVTLARGSSDHAATTLRYGIETHLRLPVVSAAPSVAGVYHADVSYQGALVLAISQSGGSPDLVETLAQARRGGALTCALVNTLGSPLAHAADLVLPLHAGEERAVAATKSYLAALTLGAQLLCAWRPDEALSAALHRLPGALDAVLAQEERAVAAAGRLTGDQTTLVLGRGLHAGVAAEAALKLQETAGVGALAFSTAEFAHGPARLAEPGTPALFFQARDATAPFTADSLSTLRGYGAQITLIGDDVPGQAADLPTPPTGHALTDPAVSALAAQLLIAHAALRRGENPDAPPRLAKVTRTR
- a CDS encoding universal stress protein, yielding MYRHILVLATDHPASAHAAQQAHRLTRALGGRVTLLRVLATGGTSQRAAALAQLQALAAGARRAPGVAVLVLEPPGAEPAPAIAAFATRSGADLIVLGLGGTGSPADDAQGALALALAVLSGVPVQLAAAPSPARVGGPPWLRVVEEAGPSRSAQRLGGQKSS
- a CDS encoding carbohydrate ABC transporter permease, coding for MSLTAASPARAARRTVAWRRPLRTALRYVLLSLILIFALFPFIWTLAIALTDKTAGTSIYAFPQSLIPARVTLHNFADVFRTFALGKALWNSVVITTLTVAGTLLISALAAYPLARFRFPGRELIFGAILATLVLPSETTFIVNTLTLKHLGLLGTHWGVVVPTVAGAFGIFLMRQAFVSVPAALLEAARLDGAGELTILTRIMLPLTKPSLTALGIFTMVTTWNAYFWPMLVLSGAPDKAPMAVAVLKLKGQFNYDPFNIAAGAIIMMLPVLLVFLAAQRLFLRGMEGAVK
- a CDS encoding trans-sulfuration enzyme family protein, which produces MAHNPRQAFRTRAVHAGHGLDPATGAHATPIYATSTFGYGNAARGERLFAGQEEGYFYSRLTNPTVRAFERKVADLEGLDDAVAFASGMGAVSAVCLTLLQPGDEVIFVAPLYGGTTGFLHEVATKFGVVVHEAADETAMDALIGPRTRLIWVETPTNPRLNIVDLGWVARSAQAAGALTVVDNTFSTPALTRPAEHGIDLVMHSATKYLGGHGDAIGGVVAARADLLAELRGVGLRHVGASLGPFEAYLFLRGMKTLPLRMAAHCEGAQALALALKGHPGLKTVLYPGLPEHPGHEVAARQMSGFGGLVSVELESRAAAMAFADELQLFTQAVSLGDVESLICHPASTTHALLGEEALLRQGVTPGLVRLSVGIEDSADLIDDVLRALDRVPVAHD
- a CDS encoding AfsR/SARP family transcriptional regulator, encoding MTQLTLRSLGRAEVLRGGQPVKWEAESARDLVFFLMAHPEGRSREDIIHGLWQEDGTARSGNRFRVTLHRARAALGDPGSITEAYGAYRLSGEVLRASDVFRLYAALADAEHAEGDARFFALGQAIAEYGGDFLPHVQADWVHSAREEHQAAYTRACLERSVLHCEQLHCELAVRDLVAALRRDPFLGENHHQKLMTCLSVVEDKYAATEHYRRFVRFLRDDLSDAPMPETVALAERIKGGERICGHGQKAPTPLAHTCPLTPDGRCPGPYADLLTLE
- a CDS encoding glycoside hydrolase family 3 N-terminal domain-containing protein, with protein sequence MRAPAAPSPARTLIVDLPGPELTPALGRWLRALNPGGVCLFARNMPTPGATARLVADIRDALERDALIATDQEGGAVLRRLDSPQPPTPQGLGVLGDEGAAFEAGALAARGLLELGINWNYAPSLDVNVDPLNPVIGERSFGADPALVARLGVAWARGSEAAGVLSSVKHYPGHGDTRVDSHLALPVVGKTRAELEACEWVPFRAAVQAGVGSVMTAHILYPALDPERPATLSPTLLGGVLRGEWGYDGVIVTDAMDMKAVADRYPGGRGAALALAAGADAVLVCGHGDQTLHDLHAAALDTALLDGTLDPARVDEAVARLAQAAARFPGSPRPYSPAQRDQDEAATARWARGALEHRGAVPTLDPAAPALLFAPETGELGGPYGDHLGLNALAEALRPVLPGLHAAPVEDAAAVQALLARFAGAPALLATTDRWAIPGATRALAARLAARPAPAVHLALWAPDAAAQLPLPALVTHGFRRAHLQAAAQVLTGVPAP